Within Bacillus sp. E(2018), the genomic segment CGAGTGGGGAGTACTTGGGGTGACGCGTCTTTATTATTCGATAAGGGAAGAAGACATCACGTCAAAAGAGGGAGCTGGTGAATATGCAATTCAAACCGTTCCTGAAGCGTATCATCAAATCATCCGAGAAGCACTGCGCATCCGAAACCGCAATAAGTTCTCACATTACGGCTCGATGAGGAAGAGAAGAAATGATGCACTCAGCTATATGAAGTATATAATAAGAGAATGTAATAACTTGTAAGATTCATAGAAAAGGATGGGACGAAAATGGCGAAATTAGTGTTTAAGAGAGACAGTCAGTTCATGAACAAGATGAGAAAGTTTGATATCTACTTGAACGAGAGCAAGACCGAACAGATCAAGGACGGAGAAACGAAACAACTGGATGTAGCTCCTGGCGAATATATCGTGAAGATGCAGATTGATTGGGTAGAGAGCGCAACGCATAAGATTCAGATCGGTGCCGATGACACGGTTCATTTTCAGTGTGGAAGCCGATTGAAGGGCATGAAAATTCTGAAGGCGTCTTCTTCTTTAAACACGGTAGATGAATACATCTATTTAGAGAAGAAGTAAGGATGAACAGGGGGTGATTCCGATGAAAAGACTTCAGCACCTGCTTTATGGATTTCTAGTCGGACTTGGGTTTATGTCACTGAGTATAGTGAATCTGGAACGATTTGGTCCATTTGGCGCCTTAATCTGGTTTATAAACACAGTTTTGTACTATGTAGGTTACGGAGTTGTGATCGTTCTCGGAGTCTGGATTCTGTTCATCCTCATGGTGGAACTCGGTGAATCATCAAAGGAGCGGGAGTAGTGGATAGCAGAATACAAGCATTCGTAGATCAAGCCAAAACAACGTTCGGACTAGGAAACTACTATTTACATCATCATAGTCTCTGGCGAAACGTGAACCACTTCAACGAAACGAGTTACACACTTTGTTTGGAGTGGTTTCCGAATGGAACGGAGTCCGATGAAGATGGGTCGAATCCAGAGGGTACAGCGATTATTGAATACAACGTGAACACTGGAAAATTGGAGACGGCTATCTTTGTCAGAGGTGAGACCTATGCACAAGATGGAATCACATTTAATGGTGGAACTGAGGAAGTCATTAAGTGGATCGAACAAAAAACAGGATTAACATATAACAAGCAGTTCCAAATACATAAAGAGACAGAAAATGAAATAGAATTTCGTTCATTTATAGACAATACTCTTATCTCGCCGTCTGGAATGATCGAAGTAAAATGGAATGATAAACGACAGCTAACCTTCTTTTCCGTTCATGGAGAGTTTCCGATGGGTGATACGATAAATCGCGAATCCTATACTCTTTCATTAGAAAAAGCGGAACACGCCGCTAAGGAACAAGTGAAAAGAATTGAATTTCCGTCGTTTGAACAAAAGAAGTTATTTGCCGTGTATGCGGTGGAAGAGATCTACATAAGAAACAAAGATCAGATGACCAAGTCGTTTGAAATGCTTCAGGATGGCGGGACTACAAAAAAAGTGAGTCACATTTTGCAGTGGAACGAGCCAATTTCGGGAGCTTTTGAACGTAAAGATATCGATTTGCAAGAAGAGATTACGGTGAATGAAGCTTTTTCGTGCACGCCTTCTCCAACCACCCGACCTATTACAGAGGAAGAAGAGAAGAGTTGTGTGCAGTCTGTAGAACGTTTGTTGCGTCAGGAGTATCCTGAGGACTCAGGGAAATGGCGTGTGACAAATCTGCATCGTGACAAAAAGTACTTGATTGCAACACTCAGAACAGACCAGCATGAAACACGTGTGTTTGAAAGAAAACTTTCAATACTCCTTGATCCAAACACCATGGATGTTGTGAACTACATCGATAACCAGTTCATGTTAGAGATGTATCATTCCTTTGAAGAATCAGGCGATGTGACCGTGACACAAGAAGAAGCGTACGAGAAGTTAAAAGGTTTTTTTGAGCTTAAGCCTTTTTATGTGTACGACGATGAAGAGAAGCAGTATATTCTATGCGGGAAATTGGACTGTCATCATGGAGTGAACGCTGAAACAGGTGAAGTGGTTTTGTTGGATGATTTAAGTTAAATACTCGTAAATTTATAGTTGTAGGTGATTTTGGTGTTATTGTTTTATTTTGACTGGTGGACCATATTAGGGCTTGTGTATATCATTTCATTGATACTTTCTGTTTTCTTGAATTCTTTCATACATCGAACATCAGGAATTTCACTTTTGTTAAATCTTTGTGCACTAGGAAGTGGAGAATTAGCCTCAAGAAAGTTTTACTCCTTATTAACTACAACGGGGGGTGCCTTTTTTGCATCTGTTTTCTATCAAGAGGTGTTAGAACGGTTTGTCGATGAATTAAAGGACAATGATTTAGCAAAAGTGGTAATGAGTATCCTTTTTACAATCGCATTGTCACTATCTCTAGAAAAAGAAAGAAGGCAAGAGGTTAGCTCCATTAAAAAGGGTAAGAAGAAATCAAGTGCAAGGAGTATTTAATGAACGAAACTCAAGTAAAAGTGTACTTCACACTATATGGCGAAGCTTTTCCTATAGATGAAGTATCACAGCGATTAAATATATTGCCTACTAATAGCTATAAAAAGGGAGAGCTCATTTCAGCCAACTCTTCACTTCGCAGGAAAGAAACAAGCTGGGATTATGGGACAGACTACCAATATTCCCTCGATGTAAATGAACAGCTTCAGCAAGTGATGAATCCGTTGAGAGATAAATGCTCAATCATTAATGAATTACAAGCGGAGTTTGGTTTAGCGAGTATAATCTATATTGTAATTCGAATGGTAAACGGGCAAGCTCCAGCTTTGTATTTAAAGAAAGACATCCTCACATTCGCATCAAACATTGAAGCTGAGATCGAGGTGGACCTTATATGAACTGGAACTGGAATGAGACTATAATTAATCTCGAGTATTCGTATGGATATTTGAAACTACTATTAAATGATTTTTGTAAGAAGAAGAGTGAGTATTCTCATTACGAACTTGCTAAATGGTGCGATAATTTAACGATGGCATGGGAAGAAGAAGATCTTGATGAAAAAGGAGATCTTACTTTCTTCATAGCCAGAGATATCGAGTGTCAGTGGGATTTATACTTAATCAATACGTATACAGATAAACAATTAAGAGCACTCGATCTGAATACGGTGTCCATGCCTGAAAATTGGATACAGAATTGGTTTCAAAAGTTGAATACTGGAGTGTGGGTTGAAGAGTACATTAGTGAATCTCAACTGATTGATGAAGGAGTTTCTAACATGAGAAGATATTTGTTCTCTATTGGCTGGGCATTAATCGCTATAGGGTTGTTCGTATATTGGTACGTAACAAAATAGTAGTCTTTCGCTGTGTATGAGGTGTGTAAATGATTAAGTATTCCGGAACTCCCGCTTTAGAAACAGACCGATTACTTCTTCGTCCTTTGAAACCATCCGACACTCAAACCATATTTAATCATTGGCTTTCAGACGAACGCGTCGCAGACAATCGAGTGAACGCTGCTCACACGAGTGTTGCTCAAACAGAAGAGCGGGTGAAAAAGATCGTCAGTCAGTATGAAGATCATGAATTTTGTTATTGGGGTATTGAGTTAAAAGAAACAGGTGAACTGATTGGAGAAATCGATCTGTACGATTTTGATAGCTCAACTGATAACTGTGAGGTAAGCTATTCGCTTGGGTTCAAGTGGTGGAACCATGGGTACGGGACCGAAGCACTGCAAGCTGTAGTAGAGTTCGGCTTTCGACAGATGAACATCCATAAGATCTCAGCTGCACATAACACCGATAATCCTGCTTCAGGTAGGATTATGGCCAAAGTTGGAATGAAACAAGAAGGCGTGATCCGTCACATGATCCGCAATGCAAAGAATCAGTATAAAGATTGTGCGGTGTATGGAATTCTTCGTGAAGACTATCTCAAATTAGTGTGTATGTAGAGGAGGATAAATATGATTAATGTAAAAGAATTGAATCATGTTTTTGATTACAAAAAAGCCATAACTACGACTTTTGATGATGTATTACATAAATTCACTAAAGATTATGATGGTTCGATTAAGACGATTGGTCCTGATAGCCAACTATTAATTATCACACAATGCTTATATCCAAGGTAAGATTAATCACTTTACACATGAAGAGGAAGAAAACAATAAGTACTTCTTTTCAGAGGGATTAACAGAACTGGGGAGCAGACTTGAAACCTTGCCAGAAACGATGACCGCTTTGAATGTAACGGCACCACTCCATCTAAAAGATGTCACCATAAGTCCTATCTTAAATCCAGATCAAAAAAGACAGTTAGACGAAATGGTCTTGTTTACTGACCAAATCGTAGGGCTATCCATCATTTAAAGACCACACGAATAGATTTACTTCAGTTTGGTTTGGAGGAAACACTTTGAATGACAATCAATTGAATCTAAAGCATTGGAGAAACTTTATATTATTTTCAGTAGTAGTAGGTCTAATTGTTGGGTGCTTTTCAGTGGTTTCTGATCACTCCCCGTATTTTGGTGAGGGCTCTAACGTTTCAGCACTCGAAACGGTCACGTCTTATCTAGCAATCATGGTCAATTCTTTACCAATGTGGTTTATTATAGCCATGATTGTGGGTTATTTGTATGGTAGGAACCTAAAAGAAGGAATTTTGTTCGGTGCCATCTACACGACAATGGCTATTACGTTTTATTTCATAATAGGAAGTATTTTTGAAGAAACCTCGATTCAATCTAC encodes:
- a CDS encoding GNAT family N-acetyltransferase, whose product is MIKYSGTPALETDRLLLRPLKPSDTQTIFNHWLSDERVADNRVNAAHTSVAQTEERVKKIVSQYEDHEFCYWGIELKETGELIGEIDLYDFDSSTDNCEVSYSLGFKWWNHGYGTEALQAVVEFGFRQMNIHKISAAHNTDNPASGRIMAKVGMKQEGVIRHMIRNAKNQYKDCAVYGILREDYLKLVCM
- a CDS encoding DUF4279 domain-containing protein, yielding MNETQVKVYFTLYGEAFPIDEVSQRLNILPTNSYKKGELISANSSLRRKETSWDYGTDYQYSLDVNEQLQQVMNPLRDKCSIINELQAEFGLASIIYIVIRMVNGQAPALYLKKDILTFASNIEAEIEVDLI